Proteins co-encoded in one Apteryx mantelli isolate bAptMan1 chromosome 4, bAptMan1.hap1, whole genome shotgun sequence genomic window:
- the LOC136991840 gene encoding sperm-associated antigen 4 protein-like codes for MCNVKKVIPHLVEEGLDEQDPCKALPGVEVQQTKQAMSQTSWEDRMQVSDWALKSSGATIDRQRTSKSYEWEDNWLCGVCWFLSAANPPDTILQPDVSPGHCWPFQGSRGQVVIRLPAQIRPTAVTVQHILKASGTISSAPRDFTVSGVDAEGEEETLLGTFMYDEEKEAIQTFPLKNELPRAFQYIKLLIQSNWGNPEYTCIYRVQVHGKRANQN; via the exons ATGTGCAACGTGAAGAAGGTGATCCCGCATTTGGTGGAAGAGGGCTTGGATGAGCAGGACCCCTGCAAGGCACTTCCCGGGGTG GAAGTTCAGCAAACGAAGCAGGCAATGTCTCAGACAAGTTGGGAAGACCGCATGCAGGTGTCTGACTGGGCTCTGAAAAGCTCAG GTGCCACCATCGACAGGCAGAGAACATCGAAGAGCTATGAGTGGGAAGATAATTGGCTCTGCGGGGTGTGTTGGTTCCTTTCTGCTGCAAACCCTCCAGATACAATTTTGCAG CCAGACGTTTCCCCGGGGCACTGCTGGCCTTTCCAAGGGTCTCGGGGCCAGGTGGTCATTAGGTTGCCTGCACAAATCCGACCGACTGCTGTCACCGTGCAGCACATCCTCAAGGCATCTGGGACCATCAGCAGCGCCCCCAGAGATTTCACTGTGTCT GGAGTGGATgcggaaggagaagaggaaactcTCCTGGGGACCTTCATGTATGACGAGGAAAAAGAGGCCATTCAGACCTTTCCTCTGAAG AACGAGCTTCCCAGGGCCTTTCAGTACATAAAACTTCTCATACAGAGCAACTGGGGAAACCCAGAGTACACCTGCATTTaccgagtgcaggttcatgggAAGAGGGCAAACCAGAACTAA